The Meiothermus sp. region ACCGCTAAAATAGGCGGCCCGGAAGAGCGTGGTGCAGACCTGGCAGACCCCACCCCCCACATCCCATACGGTCTGGTTGCCTCGAATGACCCAGGCGTTCTGGTAGCCGGCAGCCCGGGTTACCGGCCCTAGGGTTTGGTTGAAAGAGAACACCGTGCCGGGGGGTATTTGTACCCTGTCGAACCGAGCAGCAGCCAGGCGGATGTTGTGAATCCGGCTGGGGGGCGAACCCGCAAAGTTGGTGTGCCCTTCGCCTACCAGCTCCACAATGCCACGCTGCCGCAGGTCGCGCACGCTGGGCTTGGGTTGCTCCTTTACCACCGGTAGTACAAACGTGGGTTTGCCGGCCTCGAGCGCAGCCTGGTAGGCCTGCCGAACCAACTCAGCATCGAAGCGGTAGCCCAATTTTTGCACTCCAATCCAGCCTTTGTTAGGGTCGAAAACAAAACGGGCAGGACGAGGGGCACGGCTGAGCTGCCGAATCAGTTGTTTCAGCTGTTCCTCGCTTTGAACGGGGTAACGTTGAGTTCCGGTGTATTCTACCAGGCGTCCTTTTTCCAGCACCTGCTCACGCACTACCAAGACCGCATCGGGCCCGGCCCAGGCCAGGGAGCACAAACTGAGTGCGAAGAGGACGCTCCGCACGATGCCCTCCCCCAAAGGTAGTCCCAGGCTAAACCGACGAGATTTCAGAGGCATTACCAGGCACCCACGGTCTGGGCAGGGGTGCGGTTCAGCCACGCAACAGGCGTACTGCTTCCACAATGGCCTTGGTGTCGCCCTGGCCCTGGGCTAGGTCGGCCCGACACTCCTCCAGATAGGTCTCGAAAATTAGGTCGCCGGTGGCTTCTAGTGCGCTCCTGACCCCCGAGAGCAGGGTTAGAATCTCGCGGCAGTCACGGTCTTCTTCTACCATCTTTTGCAGGCCCCGCACCTGCCCTTCCAGCCGCTTGAGGCGGTTCAGTACACGGGTGCGGGCCTCGAGGTTGGGTTTCTTGTTTCCAGCAGCGCTCATAGTATCCCTACGGGGTATCCTACCTCAAGGACGCTATTCTTCCCAAGTTTTTTGGCATTTTGGAGCCCAGGGCGGCATTATGAGGGCCTTCGGGTAACCTGCTATCGGCTTTGAACTACCAGCCGAATGCTACACACTAATTGAGCTTTTGCAAAAGCTGCTCGAGCTGGGCCCGGTTGACGGGCCCCAGGTGGCGGGCCAAAACCTGCCCATCGGAACCAATCAACAAGGTGGTGGGCAGCCCGCTTACCTGAAAGGCTCGCTGCAAACCTGCACTGTCCAGGAAGACCCGCGCCGAAAGCCCGGTCTGCTGCAAGAAAGCCTGAATGGCCCCTGGGTCTTCTCCTGCGTTGAGGAGCACGATGGGATAGCCCTTCTGCTGGTACTCCACCAACAGCGGCATCTCGGCCCGGCAGGGAGGGCACCAGGTAGCCCAGAGGTTGACCAGCATGGGCTTGGGCAGGTCTGCAAAGCGTACCTCGCTGGGGCGGGATTGGCCGGCCTCGAGGTACTGCAGCACCTGGGTCTCGTATGCGGGCTGGCCGGCCGATGGGGCCGGACGGGTAAGACCATACTGCACCCCTAGCGGCAACAAGGCCACGGCCAGCGAGGCCGTCCCCGGAACCAGCAGGCGGGTCGCTTCTCGCTTGAGCAAGAAAAGCGCCGCTAATGCCCCGGCGGGTACGCCTACCCACCAGTTCCAGCCCTCGCTACGGATATCCAGAACACCAAGCAGAGCAGCAAAAGCATTGGGCCAGGTAGACAGGTGCTCCACGGCGTAGCCCACTCGAGCCGCCAGCACCGCCACCAGCAATACCCACCAGGCTTTACCCTCCACACCCTGACGCGCGGCCAACCAGATAAAGGCAAAAACCCCCAACAGCAGGGCCAGATTGGGCCAGCTCAGGGCCAGGGGGCCAAGTAGCAAAGCATCTGGGGTGAGTTTCATCGGCTATACACCACCCATCCCAAAAGAAGCAGCGCCATCCAGGGCATCAGGTTGCACAAAGACAAGCCTCGCAATCGGCAGGATAACCACCCGCGTAGACGCTCCACTCCGGCTCTTGCAATGGCTGTCATATTCACGTAGCGTATTATACCCCAGGGGGATATAAAGCGCAAACTTTGTCTTGCCCATCAACCCCGACGATGCTTAATCAGCGGAAGCCCGGGGTATTGGACTGTTGGCCTGCAGGGGCAAGACCCGTGGCTTTGGCTAGCGCATTTCTACGGTGAGGGTAAGGGTGAGGGTGGCCCCACCCTCGAGCCGCAGGGTAAGGGGCACCTTCTGCCCTTCGACCAGGGGTCGGGGGTTCTTTTCGCGCAGCCCGTAGAGCATCAGGTGGTACTTGCCGGGCAGCGCCTCCAGCCGCCCCCGCGCGGGCACAATCAGGGCCTCTACCCGCTTCATGGCCGAGATGTCCTGGTGGTCGCCATGGCCGGCGTGGGTGGTCTGGTGGAACTCCACCCGGGTGGCGATGGGGGTGCTGGCCCCCACAATCTTGATGGGCCGGTTGGTGGGGTTGTAGAGCACCAGGTAGGCCGCGGTGATGTCGCCCGGCACCCGGCGCACCCAGCCCTGCTCGAGCCGCAGCGGCTGGGCCAGGGCCAGACCGCCTAAGAGGAATACCGCAATCCAACGCATAGTCTTCATTATCTATCCCGCCTCTCAAAGCGCCAGGCGGTGCCCCACAAACCGAGCCCCACCGCCATCAACCCCACCGCTATCGGCAAAAGCCCCCCGGTATAGCCCAGAAACTCCTTGAGCAGGTAACCCGTCGGCCCCACCAGCACCGGGGCCCCTAGGGCGTACAGAAGCCCCACCCGAAAGAGTTCCAGGGGGTTCAGGAGCACCGCAGGCAGCAGGAAGCGTTCCAGGGGATATTCCCGCAGGGCCACCACCAGCCCGATCACCAGGGGGTCGTAGGCCAGCACCAGCACCCCCCAGGCCAGGAGGCCCAGCCCCAAAGCACGGGAGGGCTCGAGGCCCGCCCCTACCCAGCCCGCCCACGCCACCCAGAGCCACAGCAGGCCCAGCCCGCTCAGCAGCAGGAGCAAGGCCGCTGGCCACCCCAGTCCCAGGAGTCCCGCTGCCAGCGTCAGCCCGGACAGAACGGGCAGGCTCAGGCCCAGCCCTACCCCCAGCACCCCCGAAAGATAAAGCCGGGCCGGGCTTTGGGGCATACCAGCCCAGAAGGCCCAGTCCTCGCGGGGGGTGAGCAAGGGTAGCGTCAGGGCCAGCACAAAGGGGGGCAGCAAGAGCGCCAGCGAAGCAAAGAGCGAGACCACCGCCACCGCTTCGCCCCGGCCCTGGAAGGCCAGGGCCAGCAAAGGCAGCAAGCCCACCGGGGCAAAGGCCCAGGGGTTGCGCAGGAGGGCCTTGGTATACAGGGGCAAGAGGGCGTTCATCGTCCGTAGCCCGGCACCCAGGGCCGCTTACGTCCACGGGAGAGGAGTTCGTTCCAGCGCAGCTTCTCACCGGCGTGCTGGGGCCTTTCTTTCAGGTAGGCTTCCAGGGCGGCGGCGCTTCCAAAGGCCAGCAGCCCCACCCCCATGGGGGTGCGGATGCGCTCATTGAAGAGGAAGTGGGCCTGTTCCACCTGCAAAAAACGGGCCTCCCTGCGCTCAGAGGCGGCAAAATCGGCCACATACATCTCCCTGGGGGTGGCCTGGGGGCCACCGTAGCCGAGCACGTGGTCGAGCAGGCAGCCCACGTCGTCGTAGGCGTATACCTTGCCGGTAGTGGTAACCATCTGCGCAGCGTAGCGGGCGTCCAGAAGGGTCATGTTGCAGTAGGGGCAGGCATCCACCCCTACCCGCAGGGGCCGGGCCGCCGCCAGCGCGGGTTGCAGCACGCCGGGGCCCAGGGGCAGGGCCAGCAGTCCTTTGATGAGGGTACGTCGCTTCATGGGGGTTCCTTGGGTGGGCCGGAGGCGAGTGTTTACCTCCAGCCCAGGTGTCGGGTTTTACTTGAGCAAGCCCGCGTGCTTGGCCAAGAGGCTCACCAGGTTCATCTCCGGCAGGGGGGCCAGGTCCAGCAAAGTCTGCCAGTCCAGCACGCGGGTGCGGCCCAGGTCGGGGGTGGTGCGGGCAAAGGCCATGGCCGCATCGGCGTTTTTGAAGGCCGCAACCTTGGCATCCATCACCACCCAGCCGCGCTTCTCGCCCCACAGGTAGACGGCCTGGCGGGCAGGCAGCAGCCGCACGGCCTCGGGGCCTTTAGCGGGGTCGTAAAGCCCCCGGTCGGCCACGTAGAAGGTGCTGCCCACCCCGTCGCGCAGGCCGTAGACCCAGGCGTAGTTGACCATGCAGGCAATGGACTCAAAGTGGATGGCCTCCATCCCTTTTTGTGGTTCTTTGAGGGCAATCTGGCTGTAGGTCTGCTCGAAGAAGCCCGGAGTAAAGGTGCGGCCCATCCAGGCCCCCGGCGCGGGGGTCTTGATGGGCATCCCGCAGAAGGCGCAGGTGCCCTGCTCCCAAGGGATGGTTTTAGCCGGGATGGTCTCGAGGTTGGCGGCCATGGGCTGCATTTGCTGGGCCAGGGACTGCGCGAGCACAGTCGAAGCGCCCAAAGCCGAAAGCATCTTGATTACTTCACGACGGTTCTTGTGCATGGTTCACGCTGCCTTGTTCAACCAGCTGGCCGTTTTCCAAGCGCACGTAGCGTTCGGCCAGGCGCGAGATTTCTTCTTGCCGGTGGGCCGATAAAATCACCAGTCCGCCCATGGCGAGGTGGGTGGCCATCCAGTCTTGTAAACGCTCCAGACCCTCGCTATCCAGCGCCGAGGCCGGCTCGTCCAAGAGCCACAGGGGGGGGTAGCCCATCAGGCCGGCGGCCAGGGCCAGCCGCTGCCGCCAGCCCCCTGAGAGCTGGGCCACCGGGCGCTTCAGGTGGGCCTCCAGGCCCATGCGCCGGGTGGCCTCGGCTTTGTCCGCCGGGGTGGCCCCCTTGAGCCGACGCGCCGCTTCCAGAATCTCTTCCACCCGTAAGGTGGGGGGAAAACTCAGGTGCTGGGGAATGTAGGCCCGTACGCGGGCCGCTCCCAGGCTTTGGGGGTGGTGCCCGAAGAGCCGCACCACCCCGCCATCGGCTCTGAGCCGCCCGGCCAGCAGGCCCAAGAGGGTGCTCTTGCCGGCCCCGTTGGGGCCCAGGAGGGCCAGGCTGCCCGAGTTTAGGCGGAGGTTTACCCCTGAGAGCCGCCCCCTTTTGTGCAGGTCTACCACCTCAACCATAGGCCTCCCAACAGGCTCAACAGGGCCAGCCCCAACAGGCCGGGCACGATAGGGGTGGCCGGCGGCGAGGCAGGCCGGGCTTCCAGGTCGGCCAGGGCCAGCAGTCGAAGCCCCGGCACCCGGGCCTCGGCGGCCTCCCAGAGCAGAACCCCCGGCGAGAGGGCCAAAAGGCTCAGGTCGGGCTGGCGGGCGCTCAGGAGCGCGAAGCTGCTGCTGGGCAGGTGGGGGATGGGCAGGGGAACCGCCCGGTCGAAGGCGTTGCCCTGGAGCACCACCCTGGCCCGGGGGTCGTCCACCGCCACGTCCTGGAGGTTGCCCACAAAGGTATTGGCGGTGGCTTTCAGGGTGTTCTGGTCGGTGTCGCGGGCGAAGAGGAGGGCGGTGCCGTTTTCCTCGAAGCGGTTGCCGAGGAGCAGGGTCTCCCTCGAGTCCAGCGACAAAAGCCCGATGGTGCTCTTCAGGAAGCGGTTGTCCTTCAGCGTGGCCTTCCACTCCTCTTGCAGCAAAAGCCCGTAGCGCAAAGGCCCTACCTCCTGGGCAAAGGTGTTGCCCTCCACCCAGTTCTCGGCCCCGTGCATGAGGGCCGAGCCCACCCGGTTGCCCTGGCTGTGGTTGCCCCGGATTTGGGCCCGGTAGGTAAACATCAGGTGCAGGCCGTAGCGTTCCCCGGCTTCCACCCGGTTGTCCTCCACCACCACCCGCTCGCCGTACTCCACATACAGGTTGTCCAGGAAGCCTCGGATGCGGTTGCCCCGCAGCACCACCCCATCGCTGCGGTAGGTTTGCAGGCCGGGAGCCGCCTGGGTGCCCACCAAATCGCAGTTTTCCACCACCGCTCGGTTGGATTTTTCCACCCGGATACCGCCCGTCACCCCGTAGGCCCGCAGGCCCCGCACCACACAGCCCTCGCACTGGTAGAGCGCCACGGCCGCATCGGGCTCGTAGAACTCGTCCCCCTGGCCCACGTTTTGCACCTCGAGGCCCTCCACCACAATCCCCGGCGCCCTAAGGGTGAGCGCGGTGCCCCGGCCCCCCCCGTCCAGCACCGCGCCGGGGCGGGCCACCAGGCGTACCCCGGGGGTGGTAATCGCCCAGGGGCCTGGGTACACCCCGGCCTCCAGCACCACGGTCTGGCCGGGGGGCAGGGGGGGTAAAGGGGCAGGAGGATGAAGCACCAGCATAAAGACGCTGCGTGTTCAGCGAAGGGAGGGGTTGGAATTGGGTGCTCGGGTGGCCGCAGATTTAATCTGCCCGCGACCTTCGCAGGATACGAAGGTCGGAGGCCTTTCTTTCAGGCCTGGGGCGGCCCCCGGTTCAACAGTGGAAAGACCGCGCTCAGGTGCGGTTTTTGGGGTTGCTGTAGGTCTTTTGTGCCAAGGGGGCGGGGGGTGGGTACCGGCACCGCAACCCATGGCCCCACGGCCCCGTCACTGAAGCCGCCCAGGATACAAAGGGGGCAGTGTTGTTGGGGGGTATGGGTGTGGTTGGAGGGGGAACTGGGGGCCGATCCCGGATGAGAGGTGCACAAATCGGCGCCGGGCAGAAAGCTGACCGGAAGTACCTGGGTGCGGGGGTCACGCAATGCATGCTGGCTCGAGACCAGAAGCACCAGCCCCGCCAAGGCCCAGGCCAGGAGGGGGTGCCGGAGGGGGGCTCGAGCCGGCATACCTGAAAAGCAGTATAGCCGCCCGCCCACAGGGGAAATTTGTCCCGGCTATATATCCCCAGGGGGTATGATATACTCGGGAGTGACGTGGCCAGCGTATGCTGGTGAAGGAGACCTTGCCATGAGCCAGACCTACGACGTGGTAATCATCGGGGGCGGCCCTGCCGGCCTCACCGCCGGCATCTACACGGGCCGGGCCAACCTAAAAACCCTCATCCTGGAGAAGGGCCTGCCCGGGGGGCAGATCGCCCAGACCGAGGAGGTGGAAAACTACCCCGGCTTCCCCGAGCCCATCAGCGGGGCCGAGCTTTCCGAGCGCATGGTGCAGCAGGCCAAGCGCTTTGGGGCCGAGATCGTGATGGACGAGGCCCAGGGCATCGAGAAAACCCCCGAGGGCTTCGTGGTGCGGGGCTACGAGCAGGATTACAAAGCCCGGGTGGTCATCCTGGCCACCGGGGCCAACCCCAAAAAGCTGGGCGTACCCGGCGAGGAGAAGTTCTATGGCCGGGGGGTGAGCACCTGCGCGACCTGCGACGGTTTCTTCTACCGGGGCAAGGAAGTGGTGGTGGTGGGCGGGGGCGACGCCGCGGTGGAGGAGGGGCTTTTCCTCACCAAGTTCGCGAGCAAAGTGACCCTGGTGCACCGCCGCGACACCCTCCGGGCCAACAAGACTGCCCAGGCCCGGGCCTTTGCCAACCCCAAGATGCACTTCATCTGGGATACGGTGGTGGAGGAGATTCTGGGCGAGGAAACGGTGACCGGGGTGCGCCTTCGGAACCTCAAGACCAACGAGGTCTACGACTACCCCACCGATGGGGTCTTCGTCTTCATCGGGCATGAGCCCAACACCGGTTTCCTGAAGGGTCTGGTGGAGCTGCGCCCGGACGGCTACGTGGCGGTGCGGGACGAAATCTTCACCTCGGTGCCGGGTCTTTTTGCCGCGGGGGATGTGGCCGACCCCATCTACCGCCAGCTTTCCACCAGTGTGGGGGCCGGCACCCGCGCGGCCATGATGGCCGAGCGCTACCTGGCTGAGCAGGAGCACGCCGCCGCGCACTAGAGGGGGTCATGGAAGCCGCTCTTCCGGCGCAACCCAGCGTGCGCTATCTGAACCCGGCCTGGTTCGCCTCGGTGATGGGCACCGGGGTGCTGGCCCAGGCCCTGGCCCAGTTTGGCCTGGTGGGGCTGGCCTTGCCGGTCTACTGGCTGGCCCTTTTGGCCCTGCTGGCCCTCTTGGGGCTCTACCTGGTCAAGCTCCTACGTTACCCCCAGGCGGCGCTTTCCGACCTGCAGCACCCCCTGCTCTCGCAGATGCTGCCTACGCTGCCCATCGCCCTTCTGGTGATGAGCCTGGCGACCCGTGTCCTGCCCTTGGGGGACTGGGCGCTGCCGTTGGGCCAGGGGCTCTTCTGGGTGGGCATGGTGCTCATCTTCGGGGTGGGGCCGCTGGTGGTGTTCGTGGTGAGCACCCGGCTCAGGCTCCCCCTCGAGGCGGCCAGCGGGGCCTGGTTCATCCCGCCGGTCTCGGCCCTGCTGGTGCCGATCACCGCCGGGGTCTGGCTCGAGACCTTCCCCCAGGCCTGGCAGCGGGAAGTCTGGGTGGTAAGCGGGCTTTTTCTGGGTGTGGGGTTCTTTCTGTTCCTCTTCGTGCTGACGAGTTTTTTGCAGCGGCTGTATGCCCACGGGCGGCTCGAGCCGCACCTTCTGCCTTCGGTCTTCATCGGGCTGGCCCCGGTGGGGCTGCTGGTGCTCGCGCCCTGGCGCTGGCTCGAGGGCGGGGCGCGGGTGGGCTTGGTGCCGGAGGGTTGGGTTTCGGCTTGGCCGGTGATGGGCCTCGTCATTTGGGGCTTGGGTCTTTGGTGGCTCTTCTACAGCCTGGCCCTGCTCTTGGATACGCTCTTGGTGGCCTGCCGCCGCGCGCAGTTCCACTTTGCCCCGGGTTGGTGGGGGTTTGTGTTCCCGCTGGGGGCCTTTACCCTCGCCACGCTGGCCCTGTCCAGAGGGCTGGAATCGGCCTTTCTGGGTGGTCTGGCCTGGGCGCTGTTCCTGCTCCTCGGGGTGTTCTGGCTCTGGGTGATGCTGTACTCGCTTAGGGCCTGGGCTGGCCTGGGGGCCTTGCGACCGCCGAAAAGATAGGATGCTTTGCTTGACAAAACCTTCTAGATTCCTTTATAGATAGGGCTATCGTTGAACTGTCTGAAAAAAGGTGTGGGTATGGGGCAAAACTTACTGGGGTTGTTGGCTTTTCTACTCCTGACTGGGATGGCGCAAACTTTCGAACCCTCTCCGCGGGTACACTATGTACATTTTTTGTCGCTAGACGCAACCAAGCCACTGACTGTGGCCGGACAATTGCGCCTACCGCCTTCCAGCGCCAAACTCCCGGCGGTGGTGATTGTGCATGGGTCTGCAGGGGTAGATAGCCGGGGGAGTATGTATGCACAGGCCCTCAATAAAGCAGGGATTGCCACCCTCGAGATTGATATGTGGGCTGCCCGGGGGCTCATTGGAGGGCTATCCCGGCCACGGGGGGTACCCGAAACCCTCCCCGACGCCTACGGGGCCCTAAAATACCTGGCTGAGCGGCCCGAGATAGACCCGGCCCGAATCGGCATCATGGGTTTTTCCTGGGGTGGGGTGGTTTCGATGCTAACCGCTACCGCACCCTATACCGAGCAGTACCTGGGCAAAACCCTTAAGTTTGCGGCTCATGTCCCCTTATATCCGGTTTGTTGGGTTTACAACACTGTACCTGGCTACGAGTTTCGTTCTTTCACTGGGGCTCCTGTCTTGATCCAAGCAGGGGAGCGTGATACCTACGACGATCCCGACACCTGCATCAAGCTAGTACAAATGGTGGGCAACCCTTCCATTACGGTCAAGGTCTATCCTGGGGCTACCCATGCTTTCGATAGGCTCGAGCCCGAGATCAGAGTCAATGATCCCTTTGCACACAAGGGCCGGGGTGGTGAGGTGATCTTTACCCCCAACCCCGCGCTAGCTCAGGAATCGGTGCAGACCACTGTGAGCTTTTTCAAGCGGGTCTTTGGATTGCCCTGAAGCTTATACAGGGGTAAGTTTTGTCGCCCTGCTGGCAGCACACTGGGCAAATAGGCAGTTCCTCAGCCCCCTTATCGTCAGCGCGTTGCTTTTGCAATGCTCCACCCTTTGGAGGTAAGCGCATCCCGTGAGTCGGGGCTAAAAGTCTCCCATCGGGAGGCTTTTTGAATCTGGTATTGCCCCCCCTCCTCCGAGGAAAGGTAACCGACTTGTTTGTCGCCTTTTATCCTGCTCTTCACAGACCTGGCCGCCTGGATGGGCGGCCATTGTTGTCTAGCACAAGGCTTTTTTGAGGTTGTATGGCTCAAAGTAGGCGAAGAGCGCTCTAAACGATGGTCGAACAATTTTATAAGTATTAATTATCAAAATAGCCGAAACAAAACTTGATGATATTGATTGGCGTTTATTACACTAGCTCCAAGACCCGCCTTGTGAAAGGAGACACATGGAGACCCTTAGTGCCATCGAAACCCAGGCCATCACCGCCATCCGGATGCTGGCCGCAGATGCGGTGGAGCAGGCCAAAAGCGGCCATCCGGGCATGCCCCTGGGCATGGCCCCGGCGGCCTATGTGCTTTGGAGCGACTTCCTCAGGCACAACCCCACCAACCCTCACTGGCCCGACCGCGACCGCTTTGTGCTTTCGGCGGGGCACGGCTCTATGCTCCTCTACGCCCTGTTGCACCTGACCGGCTACGACCTGCCCCTAGACGAACTGCGGCGCTTCCGCCAGTGGGGCTCCAAGACCCCGGGCCACCCCGAGTACGGCCACACCCCCGGCGTGGAGGTGACCACCGGGCCTTTGGGCCAGGGCATCAGTACCGCAGTGGGGCTGGCGCTGGCCGAGCGCAAGCTGGCCGCCGAGTTCAACCGCGAGGGCCACACCGTGGTGGATCACTATACCTACGTGCTGGCCTCGGACGGCGACCTGATGGAAGGGGTCTCGGGGGAGGCCAGCAGCCTGGCCGGGCACTGGGGTCTCTCCAGGCTAATTGTGCTCTGGGATGACAACCACATCTCCATTGACGGCCAGACCGAGCTTTCCTTTGGTGAAGATGTGCTCGAGCGCTACCGGGCCTACGGCTGGCACACTCAGCGGGTAGATGGTGAAGACCTGGCCGCGCTGCGCTCGGCCCTCCGGGCCGCCCAGGTAGACGCCCGGCCCTCCCTGATTGCCGTGCGCACGGTGATTGGAGCAGGCTCGCCCAAGGCCGGGAGCCACAAGGTGCACGGCGAGCCCTTGGGAGCCGAGGCCCTCGAGGCCACCCGCAAGAACCTGAACTGGCCCCACTCCCCCTTCGAAATCCCCCGCGAGGTCTACGAGCACTTCCGGGCGGCCATCGCCAAGGGGCAGCGCCTCGAGGCCGACTGGCGGGCCCGCTTGGAGCGCTACGCCGCAGCCTACCCCACCGAAGCCAGGGAGCTACAGCGCCGCCTGAAGGGCGAACTGCCGCCCCTCGAGTGGGAACAGCTTATCCCCGGCTTCAGCGGCAAGTTGGCTACCCGCGCTGCCTCGGGCAAGGTGCTCGATGCCCTGGCCCCGGCCCTCCCGGAGCTCTTGGGCGGCAGCGCCGACCTCACCCCCTCCAACAACACCCAGGCCCAGGGGATGGCGGCTTTTTCGCGCGAGAACCCCACCGGGCGCTACCTGCACTACGGGGTGCGGGAGCACGCCATGGGGGCCATCCTGAACGGGCTCAACCTGCACGGGGGCTACCGTGCCTATGGGGGCACCTTCTTTGTCTTCTCCGACTACATGCGCCCGGCCATCCGGCTGGCGGCCCTGATGAGCACCCCCACCGTTTTCGTGCTCACCCACGACTCGGTGGCCATCGGCGAGGACGGCCCCACCCACCAGCCCATCGAGCACCTGGCCAGCCTCAGGGCCATGCCGGGCCTCTGGGTGGTGCGCCCGGCGGACGCCCTCGAGACCGCCTACGCCTGGCGGATGGCCCTGGAACGCCAGAAAGGCCCTACCGCCCTGGTGCTCACCCGCCAGGCGGTGCCGGTGCTAGATCGGGGCGGCCTGGGCGGCCCGGAGG contains the following coding sequences:
- the trxB gene encoding thioredoxin-disulfide reductase, which produces MSQTYDVVIIGGGPAGLTAGIYTGRANLKTLILEKGLPGGQIAQTEEVENYPGFPEPISGAELSERMVQQAKRFGAEIVMDEAQGIEKTPEGFVVRGYEQDYKARVVILATGANPKKLGVPGEEKFYGRGVSTCATCDGFFYRGKEVVVVGGGDAAVEEGLFLTKFASKVTLVHRRDTLRANKTAQARAFANPKMHFIWDTVVEEILGEETVTGVRLRNLKTNEVYDYPTDGVFVFIGHEPNTGFLKGLVELRPDGYVAVRDEIFTSVPGLFAAGDVADPIYRQLSTSVGAGTRAAMMAERYLAEQEHAAAH
- a CDS encoding ATP-binding cassette domain-containing protein — translated: MVEVVDLHKRGRLSGVNLRLNSGSLALLGPNGAGKSTLLGLLAGRLRADGGVVRLFGHHPQSLGAARVRAYIPQHLSFPPTLRVEEILEAARRLKGATPADKAEATRRMGLEAHLKRPVAQLSGGWRQRLALAAGLMGYPPLWLLDEPASALDSEGLERLQDWMATHLAMGGLVILSAHRQEEISRLAERYVRLENGQLVEQGSVNHAQEPS
- a CDS encoding dienelactone hydrolase family protein codes for the protein MSLDATKPLTVAGQLRLPPSSAKLPAVVIVHGSAGVDSRGSMYAQALNKAGIATLEIDMWAARGLIGGLSRPRGVPETLPDAYGALKYLAERPEIDPARIGIMGFSWGGVVSMLTATAPYTEQYLGKTLKFAAHVPLYPVCWVYNTVPGYEFRSFTGAPVLIQAGERDTYDDPDTCIKLVQMVGNPSITVKVYPGATHAFDRLEPEIRVNDPFAHKGRGGEVIFTPNPALAQESVQTTVSFFKRVFGLP
- a CDS encoding copper chaperone PCu(A)C, with protein sequence MRWIAVFLLGGLALAQPLRLEQGWVRRVPGDITAAYLVLYNPTNRPIKIVGASTPIATRVEFHQTTHAGHGDHQDISAMKRVEALIVPARGRLEALPGKYHLMLYGLREKNPRPLVEGQKVPLTLRLEGGATLTLTLTVEMR
- a CDS encoding NosD domain-containing protein, whose amino-acid sequence is MLVLHPPAPLPPLPPGQTVVLEAGVYPGPWAITTPGVRLVARPGAVLDGGGRGTALTLRAPGIVVEGLEVQNVGQGDEFYEPDAAVALYQCEGCVVRGLRAYGVTGGIRVEKSNRAVVENCDLVGTQAAPGLQTYRSDGVVLRGNRIRGFLDNLYVEYGERVVVEDNRVEAGERYGLHLMFTYRAQIRGNHSQGNRVGSALMHGAENWVEGNTFAQEVGPLRYGLLLQEEWKATLKDNRFLKSTIGLLSLDSRETLLLGNRFEENGTALLFARDTDQNTLKATANTFVGNLQDVAVDDPRARVVLQGNAFDRAVPLPIPHLPSSSFALLSARQPDLSLLALSPGVLLWEAAEARVPGLRLLALADLEARPASPPATPIVPGLLGLALLSLLGGLWLRW
- a CDS encoding TlpA family protein disulfide reductase, yielding MKLTPDALLLGPLALSWPNLALLLGVFAFIWLAARQGVEGKAWWVLLVAVLAARVGYAVEHLSTWPNAFAALLGVLDIRSEGWNWWVGVPAGALAALFLLKREATRLLVPGTASLAVALLPLGVQYGLTRPAPSAGQPAYETQVLQYLEAGQSRPSEVRFADLPKPMLVNLWATWCPPCRAEMPLLVEYQQKGYPIVLLNAGEDPGAIQAFLQQTGLSARVFLDSAGLQRAFQVSGLPTTLLIGSDGQVLARHLGPVNRAQLEQLLQKLN
- a CDS encoding metal-sensitive transcriptional regulator, whose product is MSAAGNKKPNLEARTRVLNRLKRLEGQVRGLQKMVEEDRDCREILTLLSGVRSALEATGDLIFETYLEECRADLAQGQGDTKAIVEAVRLLRG
- a CDS encoding VanW family protein, translating into MPLKSRRFSLGLPLGEGIVRSVLFALSLCSLAWAGPDAVLVVREQVLEKGRLVEYTGTQRYPVQSEEQLKQLIRQLSRAPRPARFVFDPNKGWIGVQKLGYRFDAELVRQAYQAALEAGKPTFVLPVVKEQPKPSVRDLRQRGIVELVGEGHTNFAGSPPSRIHNIRLAAARFDRVQIPPGTVFSFNQTLGPVTRAAGYQNAWVIRGNQTVWDVGGGVCQVCTTLFRAAYFSGLPIVERHPHSYQVGYYKPTGLDATTAPPKDLRFKNDTPAYLLIQSSIQGQNLVFRFFGTKDREVTWRGPVILWRTPPLPTRYIYDATLPAGYRRQIDFAAEGALVRVYRTVRLQSGEVQQDVLESRYKAWGAVYLVGPRR
- a CDS encoding nitrous oxide reductase accessory protein NosL, with amino-acid sequence MKRRTLIKGLLALPLGPGVLQPALAAARPLRVGVDACPYCNMTLLDARYAAQMVTTTGKVYAYDDVGCLLDHVLGYGGPQATPREMYVADFAASERREARFLQVEQAHFLFNERIRTPMGVGLLAFGSAAALEAYLKERPQHAGEKLRWNELLSRGRKRPWVPGYGR
- a CDS encoding nitrous oxide reductase accessory protein NosL, with the protein product MHKNRREVIKMLSALGASTVLAQSLAQQMQPMAANLETIPAKTIPWEQGTCAFCGMPIKTPAPGAWMGRTFTPGFFEQTYSQIALKEPQKGMEAIHFESIACMVNYAWVYGLRDGVGSTFYVADRGLYDPAKGPEAVRLLPARQAVYLWGEKRGWVVMDAKVAAFKNADAAMAFARTTPDLGRTRVLDWQTLLDLAPLPEMNLVSLLAKHAGLLK
- a CDS encoding C4-dicarboxylate transporter; this translates as MEAALPAQPSVRYLNPAWFASVMGTGVLAQALAQFGLVGLALPVYWLALLALLALLGLYLVKLLRYPQAALSDLQHPLLSQMLPTLPIALLVMSLATRVLPLGDWALPLGQGLFWVGMVLIFGVGPLVVFVVSTRLRLPLEAASGAWFIPPVSALLVPITAGVWLETFPQAWQREVWVVSGLFLGVGFFLFLFVLTSFLQRLYAHGRLEPHLLPSVFIGLAPVGLLVLAPWRWLEGGARVGLVPEGWVSAWPVMGLVIWGLGLWWLFYSLALLLDTLLVACRRAQFHFAPGWWGFVFPLGAFTLATLALSRGLESAFLGGLAWALFLLLGVFWLWVMLYSLRAWAGLGALRPPKR